The sequence ATGTTTGCTTTTGTACCCTTGCACTGAGCATTAATGTATGTAAGAAAAACGGTCAAAAGAGTTGTCATACATAACATACAAGAGGCATGATGCAAAGATGGACAGGTGGATGAGGTGAGAACAGACAAGAGAGGGCCCAGCTTGTGAGATCTAATGGGGAGGAACAAAGCTGAGACAAGACGTAGGGGGGCTCAGAAGGAGGAATAAGGGCAGAGGAAGTTTGAGCCAGGGAGATAGTCTAGTAGGCTATGATGAACAGATGGGATCTTAAGGAGCGTTTAAAACTTTCAGGGCTGTCGGAGAGACTGGGTGTAAAAGTTCCAATGGTGTAGAGCGGCACGAGAGAAGTCatggagatgggagtgggaaGTTATCAGTGGAGAATTGAGACACTGGACATTGGCGGGAGGGAGAAAGTAGGACGAAGCATGGAGAGTGATGACTCTGGAAATGTAGAGGGGGTGGAGTGGTTGAGGATTCTGAGGGTGAGTagttttgaattggattctgtaggTATCAGGGAACCAGTGTTGAGATTGACCCAGCTGGGGGGCAGAAGATGCTTTGCATGTGGAAGCCTACTTATCAAGCATCATGGTGGTACAAGTACTACAGCAATCCTTCTTTGGAGTTTGTGGTCAGAGATCAGAAAGGTGGTGATGGAAAAATAGGACACAGAGGCAGGAAAATTTGAGAATGTCAAGAGAATTTCCATTATAGTGGCTGAAAGAAGATGTCTACTGAGATCGGTGGGATTATAACAGGGATATGGAGATCTCCCTGAATGATAGATCATTATGTGAAGGATACAAGCAGCAAAGTTTCCAAGCACTTGGAAGACAGGACCAAGCATGGGATGGGTCAGTAGATGAAGATGGAGTCAACAGAAAAGATGAAAGGAGTGGATCtcgaaggaggaggagagagcggGCTCAAGGGTAATGGCCTGGAGAGAGTAGGCCACATTGTCTGCCTCCAGGACTGGGTTGTGTGGAAGAAGGCGAGACCTCCATAACAAAGGAAGTAGTTAGAGGAGGAGATCCAGATTTCGGTCATGAAAAGGAGGTTAAGGGAGTTAGAGCTGATTTAGAGgaattccagtcatttccatagAGTTTTTCTGATTGCGTAATATCCGGTAATGTGATAACATATCTAACATTATCACATGTAGCACATTACAGTGTATCGGCGTAGTAAAGAGGGTTTAATTCAATCCTTGGAGGCTGGCAGAGCGGTGATTAGATGCATCTGTACACCGCACAATTAACACAAGATTACCAGGAACATATGAACAAAAAGAGGTGGAAAAAGATTATGTTGGAACGGGAAAATCTCTTTAAGTAGAAATATTGTAAGTGTGATTAATGATACATTTACTGAGAACATAACTGCTTGCTGCAAAATCTTAGAAGTGATGATATTTGCCAGTAACACCTGATGTAACTTTATGCTATTTTTACAAAACAATTTGCGACCTGTCCATCCAGCATAACAGCTGATGATTACAATTTACCTTGTTCCAAAGGAAGTGAGGAGgattgtaagtaaaaaaaaaaaagactgagtTAGCCAATCTGTTACCACTTAGTTTATgtgtttaattcatttttttttgtgaaaccGAATGACAGCAGTAAATCAATTGCAGTATACACATAAAGGTATAGTAAATGCAATTCCTGAGTTTGACAAATAACACCACAATAACCATAGAGGACAGTAATATAAGATTAATGCATCCAGTTTCACCTAACGCTGTATTACCATCTAATAAAAGGGGGCCGTGCAGGGCTGCCACAGACTCGCTTGAGCCCCGGCGGGCTGCTACAGGCAGCCATTTTTCCTGGGATGGGGAGCATGCACTACAACCTTTTGTGACACCTCTGTATGAGCAGCAGTCTTGTAGtaggatcagggccggattaacccgaggacTAACTGGGCTAAAGCCCAGGGGTCTCGGTCATCTGGGGGGCCCaccggcattcatcgggtcgggggcgtCCGACTGTCAGCTGGAGAATGggaggcagctaacagcaaatgttatgctgttagctgcctgatgTCACTGTTATGCATccgcggcgcgcagtaatctccttactgatgagatctcgtgagagtgagactatgactcacagtctcactctcacgagatctcctcagtaaggatatTACTGCATACTGCGGGAGTACTACAGGGAGTGATAAAAGAACAGAAGCAGGTAAGTGCTCGGGGGGGGTTGTGGGTtcgcgggggaatggaggctcccttagcccagagccgtaacttagaattctagtgccctgggcgagaaagacaaatgccgccccctagccctcaattctaaccaaattaacctaaaatattcctaaattgcgccccccttcagcgttgcgccctgggcggtcgcccctgtcgcacagccctagttacggccctgccttaGCCCaagggcatccgagtaccagtgaacagtgtggttccGGAAAAGACGactgctaatggtgaaaaacatcctGTGCTATAGGTTCTGTATAGGGGTTATCAATCGCTGATTGTGCATATAATACATTTGCGCCCCGTCACACAGTACTTTCAGCCAAGAGGGCAGGCAGATCCGAAATGAACGCCCAAACGTAAGTTAGTACAAGAACAAGCACAGAGGACTCGACAGATCCTGTGCCAGTCACCCTAGAAATCATGAAAATGCTGCTGACAAAACAGGGAGGTAACGTTATAGCTGATGTACGTACCACGTTCAAAGAGGTGACAGCAGACATTAATGAGTTGTTTAAATCTACAGACCACCTACAGAATAAATTATCCAAATCCATGTCCTCTCATATACTGTTATAGGGGCAAATGTGGATAAAGATTCCTAACTCTCTTTACCAATAAAGTCTCAGATCTGGATGACAGATCAAGGAGAGTTGTTTTTCAAATATAGAATAATACCGAAAGTGGAATCCTAAAGGATTCTAAGCCCTTTGTTCGTAGATTTCCTTCCGAAGGCCTCTGAactcatcatcattcatcatcaacatttatttatatagcgcttgcaTAGTCTGTAGTGCTTCAAAATTGGAAACACGCAGTAATAAaagaatactgggtaatacaggcagagaggtaagaaggctctgCTCAGAAGCTAACAATCTATAGGAATTGATCAATTAATAGAAATGACCAAATCCCTAAACCATGAAGTCTCCCAGATGAGGTTCTGAGAGATGTTTTGCTCCGGTTCCACCTCTATCAGATTAATGATAATGGGAAAATGGCCAAGGGGCAGGAGGACTCTCTTATAGAATTGCTAATATGTCTCGATCTTTTGCAAGCTACAATCTCCAGAAGACGAGAATTTCCCCAGGTCTCCAATGCACTTCAGGAAGCCGGCATTACCTATAGATGGGGTTTTCCAGTTAAACTTCTGGTGTCCTGGAACGAACGCCCGGAAACCGTTTTATAGTCAGAAGAAGGAATAAAGTTTCTGCAGAAATGGAGCATGTCTCATCTGTCAACCAACAAAACTCCAACCCGACCCTTCAAAGAACAGAGCCGCAGGTCATACATGTTGATGCTTATTCTATTTAACGTGCAGCCTGCACTGGGCACCTAAACATACATCAGTTTTAAATAGGTACAAGGTTTGTATGAGCTAGTCAGAGTATTAATGTAGTGTAAGTAAGAGAGTTCTTCTTTCCCTGTTAAAGTGTCGCTTATTAGAGCAAAGTGATGAATCTACAGTTGTAGTTCTGTCTCTATTTTAATTAGCCCTATTTtagcatctactatataaaagcctactggcgcgtgtctgtgtgtgaaaaaaaacaacaagctgcagcgccacctgctgggcgaagttatacactgacctactaaattcttagtgtgcatggaaaaaaaacctcagaaagggctgaaatttggtatactaagatgtttttaatttgttaatttaatttgttaattgttaaaagtgtttataaagattttaaatatatatatatatatttcttgaaggagaagtgacagttgggagtggttggtggttgccgggggtgacagtggagagtggttggtggttgccgggggtgacagagtgagaggagtgtgatactcaggaccgctgagagagatccctgtgtctggatagacatctggatagatgtggcgataaagatgaaggatgaggtgatggagaagaatgatgaggtggtgacatgtggacaaaaccccgttaaaaaagggcgcttgcgtcgggaagtaacgctcttcccctgaggaggcctggcctagccccaaatgcatgacaagaacctttttaacaccttaagtagcttgatttgactagaatgcatgagtatcatgcacgggttaacttgttttatatatatatatatatatatatctctatatatatatagagagagagagagagagagagagagatagatagatatatatagatatacatagatatagatatatatagatatatatggatatatatagatatagatatatgtatatatatatatatatatatatatatatatatagatagatagatagatctttgTTTTTAGGGTTATACCCATGTTGAGGGTGTGCCTGGTCTCCTCATCATAGCGATCAGATAAACATCTGTATCAGACTGTATTGTTTGCATTGCTTTATATTCTCAGCTCCCTGTGGTGGTTATTCATCATAAACCAGCACTGAATGGTGAAGTTCTCATTTAGCAGCTTCCTTACTTTAGCTTGTGAGCTAATCAGGATATGACTCCGGGCTTGGGCGACATATTGCTTGTCTGTCTAGCTAGACCCATCTGTAACCACCTACATGTCTTTACCTTGTAGCAAATGTGTGTGCTCCAGAGTTTTTTACAGCTATACCACAGAGAATGTGGCCCAAAAAGATGACACACTCCACGTCTTTTCTAGCTTTGCTAAGACACCCGCTTGGTGTGAGGGTGTTTGGTCTGATCTCCTGGTTCACCAGCACCATGCAACTCTCCAAACCTCAAGGGGCTTTCACTTATAtgataccaaggggtaaatgtatcaagctgagagttttctggtgggtttgaaaagtggagatgttgcctatagcaaccaatcagattctagctgtcattttgtagaatgtactaaataaatgatagctagaatctgattggtttttcaaacccgctagaaaactctcagcttgatacatttacccttaagTCTCTTGCCTGGCTCTCTATGCTAGTCAACCAAATCCTCCTTAAGACCTCTGTCGTTACAGTGTAGGTTCTGCAGCCTAGAACTATTAGATGGAAGAACATTATGGGATCTCTATGCACATCCAGTGAGGTAAGCTTCATATGGAAGTCTTCTAATCATGTAATGTCTGCACTTGATAACCATGCTGTTCTTATGTCCATTCTACATATAAAAAACTATTGCACAGTTCTCTTCCTCTCTCCATCTTTTGTTTCCTTTAGCTTATAATCAATAAACACTCGCCGACTGCAAATGCCAACTGTGCGATAATTGTAGGAGAATctcgctgccaccactgggctccttcgttgcacctagaaccgcttacttctggatAGCTGGTATATCTGCTACAATGCCTCTTTGCTGTCAGTTGGCTGGTACCTCTTGATCGCTCACTATGGATCAGAATTTCTGGGTAGTGgacagagcgttgacacagagacattgggttcaacacaggacagctggtgaacggattggagtgtaagctctttactgtaggtcacaggatacaACAGGCAATAGGCATCAGGCAGCACCTTTAAGcactgatgtttatttgctcaaggggtcattacaaggaccattacatactagttgaaggtactagtgatcatccagaagtatagATAGTATAATACATCACATGGTCAAACAaagctctttatatactgtttctgacagtCTGAGTTATTACATTCAatgattagcatcaggatgtaatatgttctctaaacttggatttaaatgcaatgtaaaCTTTACATCAATGAGTGACTTCCTAAATTACTGTTAGGTTTCCTATCcctctaagacacaggatgaaagtctAACAACCCCCTCATGTTGATGtcttggtcactcacaaatgaaaaggaCTAATTAGTATCGGATTTCCTTTCTTACTcttttacaaaaacacatttcctccaacatatgcTTACTGCATCACAAATCAATACATTactaatacaaaaatcagtacaaaCCATCAGCgtactgcaccactaattgaaataaatgtatacaataagttgTTTATAAGGGATCTAGCCACAGTTAAGCTATTTTATAAACTGAGAAATTGTAAACAGAGTCTTTGAATCTATGGAGGTTGCCACCAAATATACAATATGGAGCCATACTCTTTACAATACTGAAAAAAGAAGGGGTCAACTGTTGGAGGGTAGATTTGCCGTTGCTCGGGTGTTAGATAccaacaataaataatttaatagatatttttttctcGTCTCCACATTAATTAACGATAAATTCATACCTTGCGTGAGCTGTTTCCAGTCCTCCCATTCGAAATCTTGACCCAGGTCTTTCTCACAAGCCTTCATAATATTATTTCTGAATTCTGATTGAAAGCATGGAGGCACAAATTTGGAAATCTAAAACTGTGAGTGGTTGTTGATCGTTGAGAAACAGATAAGTAACATATTTATAATTGTCAGAAAAAATTCTATTTAAGGAGCTAAAGTCTTTCGCAAAAGTATCTACAAATCAAAGATATCTGCCAGCCAATCTCATACTTAAGTGATTCCTCCGTCCAACCACAAGGAGAAGGCCTGTTTGATATTAAACAAGACCAATAGGGTGTCCACAAATGAAACCATATCACTTACCTCAGGGTGGTTAATTGGGGGTTTGAAATATCCCttgtggtgttatttagagtaatacgttgaagttgcacctaacagtattaaatagttctctttctggtttcaacacttcagattttctatGCATCAGATaggtaaggagatttatccacagagatttaaaatgacacaagtgtattctgaactaatttccttttattattaagaaCTAATACTCAGATAGGCATATCGCTGCCACCGCTGCAACAGGAGCGGCCATATAGAACAAAGTTGCCAACAAAATGAGCATTTAAATGACGAGACCTCAAAGGAGGAGGACCGACTCTCGGAAGGAACAATGGCAATAGAGCCATCTGCACAAGAGGGGTGGGCTTGTTACGTAGGAGAATGCCCCCACCTAAAGTCCAGATAAATGGAGTGGAGCTGCCTGCATTGTTGGACACAGGCTTCCAGGTGACAACGATATGCCTATCCGAGTTCCTACACCATTGGGAGAAGCAACAAATTATGTCTGCTCCTAGCACTTGGCCACACCTACTGGCTAGCAATGGTCAATCGATTACACATCGTGGCTACTGGAAGGCCGATATGTAGATAGGAAAGATCACTTTACTCCAGCAGGGATTTGTTATCACCAATGTCCAGGAAAGTGATGTACCTCCAGTAATCATTGGAATGAACTTTCTTCAAAATTGTCCAGAAGAGTTAATAGAAGCCCTCAAGAGTAAATACAAGACAATGGTGCAGCCCGCGAAGCCGCCTTTCAACTTACTGTTCGGCTCCCACAGGGTTATCAAAAGTTCGCTGGTCCCCATATAAAGGTTTTAGGCACTGTCAAATGGTTTAATGTGCGTAAGGGCTATGGATTTATAAACAGGAATGACACCAAGAAAGACGTGTTTGTACACCAGACTGCCATTAAGAAAAGCAACCCACAGAAGTATCTTCGCAGTGTGGGAGATGGAGAGACTGTAGAGTTTGATGTGATAGAAGGGAGGAAAGGTGCTGAGGCAACTAATGTAACTGGTCCTGGTAGTACTCCAGTCCAAGGCAGCAAACATGCAACAGATCGCAGATATTATAGACACTATTCATATTGCAAAGATCCTCCACAAAACTATCAACAAAACTACCAAAAAAGAGAAACCGATGGAGAGAAGTCAGAAGATATTGAAAGTGTGCCagaggcagagtgtcctaaactggAAAACCCTTACCGGAAATGTCCCTATTCACCATACTACTTAAAGAGACCATATAGATATAGACTGCAGTATCCTGATGCCACTCCAGTACAGAGTGAAGTGATGATAGGGCGCAaagttctaaaaaagaaaaaccacAGATAGTACAAAAAATTGGACTGTTCGTGGGAACCAATTCCATACATTGTTACTGATATACCTAGAGAAGGGGTAGCTGTCTACCGTGTGACAAGGGAAGATGGTCTTCGGGAAAGCCTGGTCCACAGGGATCAACTTCAGTTGTGTCCAATGCAGCATACTTGTCCCCCAGAAGCACATGAACCCCAAGTGAAGAGTTCAACCTTCGTGCAACCCGAGGTTCCTAATAATCCACTGAATCTCATGCTGAGCACGTATTGGCCGATTGTGGCTACTTCAGAAACTCCTGAGCGGATGGAACACTTAGAGACTGTTGTCCGAGATACAGTGGAAGATGAGATCTCTGATATCCCTTCTTTGAGACGTTCAGAAAGGAGCACAAAAGGAGTTCCACCCCTTAGGTATAGACACTAGTATGTTAAGTCATGAAGATTGTGAGCAATGTTGTGTTATATAATTACGTGAAAAAACTGTAATATGCAAATATTTCATCAGAAAAATGGTTGTGTGTAAAAAAGATAATGTTCAGGTCATTTCTAGTGCATGCGGACACGCATGTTTTAAGTGGGGAAGtatgtgataccccaaaacctgagtaccctgaggtgtatctatatgtaaatatatgtgtgtactcaTGGCTTTGATCATGTACCTGCCTGTTTAGATGTGgttacatttgttaattgttataagtgtttataaagatttaaaaaaaaaaaaaaaaaagacttcttgagggagaagtgacagttgggagtggttggtggttgccggaggtgacagttgggagtggttggtggttgctggtgGTGACAGTGggtagtggttggtggttgctggtggtgacagttgggagtggttggtggttgctggtggtgacagttgggagtggttggtggttgccgggggtgacagggagagaggattGTGATAAGATAGGGACAGAATAAAAatgggacaaagtgatatataagcagagtaaaagtgaagaaagtgtaagtaaagaagaagtgagcaaaagagaggctgagtaaaaaggaaagtgctgaaaagtactaagcagtagagagatctgtgaatacacaacagagactgagctatgtactgaggacagtgtgagaggacagaGACAAGTTGGAGTTGTACAATAACAGTTCAGCAGACACAGATCAGTATAACTCCCATCATTACATCACTGACACTGAAAACATCAGCAGTTACTTAGACACGTTACTGATCTCTATATACCTGAACTGCTTGCTATAATGAATCAGTTTTTCaggaaaaatacagaaatagtGTTTTACCAAAATCTTCTTGTGAAGGTCTACAACCACTTAATAAAGTGACTATTCATAAGGTCCAactggataaaaaaataaattcatgggccccaaccacatgcaccacttctacaaatagttattgaagtatttgatgtaggtcttaaagttgtattgagaaattaagtTATACATTAATGTAaggtaattttatatatatatatatatatatatatatatatatatatatatatatatatagaaaaaagatggaggaggaggcgcacaatagtgtagtacaataatgcAAATGGAGTCATACACGAATCCACAGTGGGACTTGAGCACCAATGATGAGGAAACCAGAgaccaaaaaatatgtatatatcaccCAGGTGTAAGTGATAGGGGTGTATACGTATCAAACATGGAAATTCCACGACATATGACCAGTGTATTGTCAATAACAAGTCCCTTAGCCTGAATAAGGGATCACCAaatccacatatatatagatgtatgcgtaccagaaataaaaacttttccgctTATCTGGAATGATGTTCCATAGACAGcacgatcaggtcacattctcttTAGGCAAAGAGGTCCTCAAATGACAAAGATAGACAAAGGAACAGCGATGTATTATctcaaaaaacactttattaaaaaaggtaGCCACTTACATGTCTAGTAGCAGGTATTAAGCCTCTCTGGACAGGACCACCTTTCAATAAGCATAGACCAGCAGTAACACAGCAAGtactctcaacgcgtttcgtctacaacagcagacttcatcaggagaaaatagATTGTAATCTGCCCTCTTAACGGTGCTCATATAAATAGTGCGCCGcgccattttgcgcgtgcgcaCCCTAAACCGGAAGTTCGCCGACTGCGCTTGCGCACCGGCCGCTTCCCATCATACAGCTAATACTCAATAGTATCTAAAGGTGATGACATATAAATAGTGCGCCGcgccattttgcgcgtgcgcaCTCTAATCCGGAAGTACGCCGACTGCGCTTGCGCACAGACAGCTGTCCATCATACAGCAAATATTCAATTGCGCATGCGTCAGAACGGCTATACAGATGTCAATAACGGACTTTAGGATACTGTTCTCTAAATGGCAAATATGCAGAGAACTTATATCGATATCAATAAATATGCCGTTTTCACTAAGTATATATTAGGAAAGTGTTCAAAACACATAACTTATACACAAATAATACATAAACAGTCCCTGCATACCGCAACTGGTACTCAGTTGCGCATATGTCACAATAGCTAGTTGTTTGGACGACAAATGTCCACTATCAAACTTATAAATATTGATTAAATGTCTATTGACCGGGAGATCTATCAATGTATATCAATAACAGCAGTTAATACTGGAAACATATAGTAAAATTGGAAATcttgaaatatatataatctctatgtattaaaacagtgtaTCAGTATAGATCCACTATACAATTAAATTCAGACTCCAACTATcaaataaatatacagaaaataatggAAAAGAATACTAAATTACAAAATATGGCTAGTTACTAAAGATGCCAGACATCCTACAAAATCAATCCATTGCAGAGATTGACAAGAGTCTAGACTAAATTTCTCTTACAATTAGTACTCAGATGCAATAGTACTCACTACATATAATCCCATATCAATCTAGTATAATCTAAAATGGTTCTATCAGTAAACCTAGAGGTCAAATTTCaccataataaaattaaatataattctgAAGACAAAGGTATATATTCACAATgaaggggaaaaaacacacaaagaTCACAGAAAGGGAGCAACCTCAAATCCCTCATTAAGTCCAAGAGGTGATAAAGTATTAAGCGTGTAAATCGAGTACATTTCTCGCTGTGCGAGCTTTTTAGCTAGATCACCACCTCTTAGGTCTTGAATCACATGTTCTATTGCcaaaaattttaaatgttttggatCTGATTGATGTACCTCTAAGAAGTGTTTTGATACAGAATGACCAACAATCTTATTCTTAATATTCCTAATATGCTCCTGGATACGCAGTTTAAGCACCCTCTTGGTTTTTCCTACGTATCTTAAACCACAGGAGCATTCCAGCATATAAACCACAGACGATGATGTACAATTCATAAGGCTATTAATAGTGTAACTCCTGTTACCATCTGAGCTAGAAAATTTTTTGTTATTAGTATTCATGTATCTACATACATTACAATGGGAGCATTTTATACTACCCTTTGAATTCAAAAGGGTTGAAGAGATGTTCCTCTTATCTTTAAGCATACTTGGAGCTATCAAATCCTTAAGATTTCgactctttttaaaaatgatgtcAGGTCTATCAGGTAAGATGTTATTTAGAACAGTGTCCCTTTTTAGAATATTCCAATGTTTCGAAATCACTGATTTGATTCTATTTTCATCCATATTGTAACCAGTGATAAAGGGAATTCTCTCCTTATTGTTTCTCTGTTCTTTCTTGTTATATGATAACAATGAAGATCTATCTACATTTTCAACTTTATTTAGTGCTCCCTCAAGTAAGCTTTTTGGATATCCTCTCTCCAAGAATCTATCATGATAAACTGCCAACTGTTCTCTGCATGTCCCAGGGTCGCTACAATTTCTCTT is a genomic window of Mixophyes fleayi isolate aMixFle1 chromosome 2, aMixFle1.hap1, whole genome shotgun sequence containing:
- the LOC142139987 gene encoding Y-box-binding protein 1-like; the protein is MEMGVGSYQWRIETLDIGGREKVGRSMESDDSGNVEGVEWLRILRGYQKFAGPHIKVLGTVKWFNVRKGYGFINRNDTKKDVFVHQTAIKKSNPQKYLRSVGDGETVEFDVIEGRKGAEATNVTGPGSTPVQGSKHATDRRYYRHYSYCKDPPQNYQQNYQKRETDGEKSEDIESVPEAECPKLENPYRKCPYSPYYLKRPYRYRLQYPDATPVQSEVMIGRKVLKKKNHR